A part of Rhinoderma darwinii isolate aRhiDar2 chromosome 1, aRhiDar2.hap1, whole genome shotgun sequence genomic DNA contains:
- the C9orf72 gene encoding guanine nucleotide exchange factor C9orf72 homolog isoform X2, which translates to MAALCPPPSPAVAKTLITIDGYSPLLAATFAYWDNILGPRVRHIWAPKTDEVVLSDGEITFLANHTLNGEILRNAESGAIDVKFFVLAEKGVIIVSLIFDGNWNGDRSTYGLSIILPQTELCFYLPLHRVCVARLTHIIRKGRIWMHKGQSIISMLTGEVIPIMELLSSMKSHGVPEEIDIATTVLNDDDIGDSCHEGFLSNAISSHLQTCGCSVVVGSSAEKVNKIFYDQL; encoded by the exons ATGGCGGCTCTTTGTCCTCCACCTTCTCCAGCTGTAGCCAAGACTCTGATCACCATAGATGGTTACTCACCACTGTTAGCTGCTACCTTTGCCTACTGGGACAACATTCTGGGCCCTCGAGTGAGGCATATCTGGGCCCCAAAGACTGATGAAGTTGTGCTAAGTGATGGAGAGATAACATTTCTGGCAAATCACACTTTGAATGGAGAGATCTTAAGGAATGCAGAAAGTGGGGCCATCGATGTGAAGTTTTTTGTACTTGCAGAAAAGGGTGTAATTATTGTGTCTCTTATCTTTGATGGAAACTGGAACGGTGATCGGAGTACATATGGCCTCTCCATCATTCTGCCACAAACTGAACTGTGTTTCTACCTACCTCTACACAGGGTTTGTGTGGCTCGCCTTACACACATCATCAGGAAGGGGCGGATATGGATGCATAAA GGCCAGAGTATCATTTCCATGTTGACTGGAGAAGTTATTCCTATTATGGAGCTGCTGTCATCTATGAAGTCGCATGGCGTTCCTGAAGAAATAGAT attGCCACTACTGTTCTCAATGATGATGATATTGGTGACAGCTGCCATGAAGGTTTCCTAAGCAA tgccatcagctcacatCTGCAGACTTGTGGTTGCTCTGTGGTGGTGGGTAGCAGTGCAGAAAAAGTAAATAAG atattctatgatcaactgtga
- the C9orf72 gene encoding guanine nucleotide exchange factor C9orf72 homolog isoform X1 — MAALCPPPSPAVAKTLITIDGYSPLLAATFAYWDNILGPRVRHIWAPKTDEVVLSDGEITFLANHTLNGEILRNAESGAIDVKFFVLAEKGVIIVSLIFDGNWNGDRSTYGLSIILPQTELCFYLPLHRVCVARLTHIIRKGRIWMHKGQSIISMLTGEVIPIMELLSSMKSHGVPEEIDIATTVLNDDDIGDSCHEGFLSNAISSHLQTCGCSVVVGSSAEKVNKMVRTLCLFLCPAERKCSRLCRSESSFKYESGLFVQGLLKDSTGSFVLPFRQVMYAPYPATHIDVDVNTVKQMPPCHEHNYNQRRYMRAELAALWKATSDEDMAGDSVIHTDESFTPNLNIFQDILHRDTFVENFLEQIFQLKPNLSLRSTFLAQFMLILHRKALTLIKYIEDDTQKGKKVFKSLRNLKMDLDLTAEGDLNIVMSLAEKIKPGLHSFIFGKPFHTSVQERDVLMTF, encoded by the exons ATGGCGGCTCTTTGTCCTCCACCTTCTCCAGCTGTAGCCAAGACTCTGATCACCATAGATGGTTACTCACCACTGTTAGCTGCTACCTTTGCCTACTGGGACAACATTCTGGGCCCTCGAGTGAGGCATATCTGGGCCCCAAAGACTGATGAAGTTGTGCTAAGTGATGGAGAGATAACATTTCTGGCAAATCACACTTTGAATGGAGAGATCTTAAGGAATGCAGAAAGTGGGGCCATCGATGTGAAGTTTTTTGTACTTGCAGAAAAGGGTGTAATTATTGTGTCTCTTATCTTTGATGGAAACTGGAACGGTGATCGGAGTACATATGGCCTCTCCATCATTCTGCCACAAACTGAACTGTGTTTCTACCTACCTCTACACAGGGTTTGTGTGGCTCGCCTTACACACATCATCAGGAAGGGGCGGATATGGATGCATAAA GGCCAGAGTATCATTTCCATGTTGACTGGAGAAGTTATTCCTATTATGGAGCTGCTGTCATCTATGAAGTCGCATGGCGTTCCTGAAGAAATAGAT attGCCACTACTGTTCTCAATGATGATGATATTGGTGACAGCTGCCATGAAGGTTTCCTAAGCAA tgccatcagctcacatCTGCAGACTTGTGGTTGCTCTGTGGTGGTGGGTAGCAGTGCAGAAAAAGTAAATAAG ATGGTGAGGACACTTTGCCTCTTTCTTTGTCCCGCAGAGCGTAAATGCTCACGACTGTGTAGATCTGAGTCATCGTTCAAGTATGAATCTGGTCTGTTCGTTCAAGGGCTCCTTAAG GATTCAACTGGAAGCTTTGTGCTGCCGTTCCGTCAGGTGATGTATGCTCCATACCCTGCTACCCATATTGATGTTGATGTCAATACAGTAAAGCAAATGCCCCCTTGCCATGAACACAACTATAACCAGCGACGTTACATGAGGGCAGAACTGGCTGCTTTGTGGAAGGCCACTTCAGATGAAGATATGGCAGGAGATTCAGTCATACACACAGATGAAAGCTTCACCCCTAATTT GAATATTTTTCAAGATATTCTACACCGAGACACATTTGTCGAAAACTTTTTGGAACAG ATATTTCAGTTGAAACCTAATCTTTCTCTAAGAAGCACATTTTTGGCACAGTTTATGCTGATACTTCATAGGAAGGCACTGACACTAATAAAATACATTGAAGATGACAC ACAAAAGGGTAAAAAAGTTTTCAAATCCCTGCGCAACCTGAAAATGGATCTGGATCTGACAGCAGAGGGCGATCTCAACATAGTTATGTCTTTAGCTGAAAAGATCAAACCAGGACTTCACTCGTTTATTTTTGGGAAACCTTTTCACACCAGTGTACAGGAGCGGGATGTGCTAATGACTTTTTAG